A region from the Streptomyces sp. 3214.6 genome encodes:
- a CDS encoding MarR family winged helix-turn-helix transcriptional regulator, with product MPDLSHGDDAAAVNSLRSAVMRLSRRLKHQRVDESLSPTEMSVLGTLSLCGSATPGELARKEHVQPPSMTRIVALLEAKGLVRLEPHPEDRRQKVVTKTEQAETMLAESRAKRNAFLATLVDGLDEDEWAKLRAAAPVLEKLAHL from the coding sequence ATGCCTGACCTAAGCCATGGCGACGATGCTGCCGCCGTGAACTCCCTGCGATCAGCCGTGATGCGGTTGTCCCGTCGGCTCAAGCACCAGCGGGTCGACGAGTCGCTGAGCCCCACCGAGATGTCGGTGCTCGGCACCCTCTCCCTCTGCGGCAGTGCCACCCCGGGCGAGCTCGCCCGCAAGGAGCATGTGCAGCCGCCCTCGATGACCCGCATCGTGGCGTTGCTGGAGGCCAAGGGCCTGGTCCGGCTGGAGCCGCACCCCGAGGACCGGCGCCAGAAGGTCGTCACCAAGACCGAGCAGGCCGAGACCATGCTCGCGGAGAGCCGCGCCAAGCGGAACGCCTTCCTGGCCACCCTGGTCGACGGCCTCGACGAGGACGAGTGGGCGAAACTGCGCGCCGCCGCCCCCGTGCTGGAGAAGCTCGCACACCTGTAA
- a CDS encoding MFS transporter, giving the protein MFSSLSIRNYRLFFLGQVVSNIGTWMQRIAQDWLVLSLTGSATAVGITTALQFLPMLLFGLYGGVLVDRLPKRRALLFTQSAMALTGIALAALTLSGHVEVWHVYLAAFAVGLATVVDNPARQSFVSEMVGPDQLQNAVSLNSANFQSARLVGPAVAGLMITGVGTGWAFLANGLSFVAPITGLLLMRARELHVVERAPRAKGQLREGLHYVAGRPDLIWTIVLVGFIGTFGFNFPVYLSAFADDVFHAGAGSYSLFNTLMAVGSLAGALLAARRGTARMRVLIAAAVAFGAMEIVAATAPSLWLFTLLMAPIGMFGMTVNVTANTSIQMATDPAMRGRVMALYMMVFLGGSPIGAPIAGWVTDAYGVRAGLAVGGAIATAAAVTIGVILARVGGLRLSVGWNRGHPVVRFVPRERREELAAAA; this is encoded by the coding sequence ATGTTCAGCTCCCTGAGCATCAGGAACTACCGGCTGTTCTTCCTCGGCCAGGTCGTCTCCAACATCGGTACCTGGATGCAGCGCATCGCCCAGGACTGGCTGGTCCTCAGCCTTACCGGCTCCGCGACCGCCGTCGGCATAACGACGGCCCTGCAGTTCCTGCCGATGCTCCTCTTCGGCCTCTACGGCGGCGTCCTCGTCGACCGCCTCCCCAAGCGCCGCGCCCTGCTGTTCACCCAGTCCGCGATGGCCCTCACCGGCATCGCGCTGGCCGCCCTGACCCTCTCCGGGCACGTCGAGGTCTGGCATGTGTACCTGGCTGCCTTCGCCGTCGGCCTCGCGACCGTCGTCGACAACCCGGCCCGCCAGTCCTTCGTCTCCGAGATGGTCGGCCCGGACCAGCTGCAGAACGCGGTCAGTCTCAACTCCGCCAACTTCCAGTCCGCCCGCCTCGTCGGCCCCGCCGTCGCCGGTCTGATGATCACCGGTGTGGGCACCGGCTGGGCGTTCCTCGCCAACGGCCTGTCCTTCGTCGCGCCCATCACCGGCCTGCTGCTGATGCGGGCCCGCGAACTGCACGTCGTCGAGCGCGCACCGCGCGCCAAGGGCCAGCTGCGGGAGGGACTCCACTACGTCGCGGGCCGGCCGGACCTGATCTGGACCATCGTCCTCGTCGGCTTCATAGGGACCTTCGGCTTCAACTTCCCCGTCTACCTCTCCGCCTTCGCCGATGACGTCTTCCACGCGGGCGCCGGCAGCTACAGCCTCTTCAACACGCTGATGGCGGTCGGCTCGCTGGCGGGCGCCCTGCTCGCCGCCCGGCGCGGCACCGCCCGTATGCGCGTCCTGATCGCCGCGGCGGTGGCCTTCGGCGCGATGGAGATCGTGGCCGCGACCGCCCCCTCGCTGTGGCTGTTCACCCTGCTGATGGCCCCGATCGGCATGTTCGGCATGACGGTCAACGTCACCGCCAACACCAGCATCCAGATGGCCACCGACCCGGCCATGCGCGGCCGGGTGATGGCCCTCTACATGATGGTCTTCCTCGGCGGATCCCCGATCGGCGCACCCATCGCGGGCTGGGTCACGGACGCGTACGGCGTCCGGGCGGGTCTGGCCGTGGGCGGCGCGATCGCCACGGCGGCGGCCGTCACCATCGGTGTGATCCTTGCCAGGGTCGGCGGCCTGCGGTTGTCGGTCGGCTGGAACCGCGGTCATCCGGTCGTGCGGTTCGTGCCGCGGG
- a CDS encoding ribbon-helix-helix protein, CopG family codes for MGTTVLSLRIDGELLERLRQHAAKRGMSVQDYVVQTLIRDDFDERFQTAVEETEKFYGLT; via the coding sequence ATGGGGACCACTGTGCTCAGCCTGCGGATCGACGGGGAGCTGCTCGAACGACTCCGGCAGCATGCGGCGAAAAGGGGAATGAGCGTCCAGGACTATGTCGTCCAGACGCTCATTCGCGACGACTTCGACGAGCGGTTCCAGACCGCCGTCGAGGAGACGGAGAAGTTCTACGGGCTCACCTGA